One window of Burkholderia cepacia GG4 genomic DNA carries:
- a CDS encoding putative hydro-lyase — MTPSEFRQSVRNGTFRSPTAGQCGPFAQANLAILPNAYAHDFLRFCQANPKACPLLGVGEPGAFRVDVLGEDLDIRTDVPSYNVYRDGRLTERVESLEALWRDDFVVFAIGCSFSFEDMLAREGIGLRHIEEGRNVPMYRTSIPNRRAGIFGGQLVVSMRPLRGADAIRAVQITSRFPGVHGAPVHIGHPQELGIADLGAPDFGDAVTVRDGELPVFWACGVTPQTALMEAKLPLAIAHTPGYMLMTDITNASLAVF; from the coding sequence ATGACGCCTTCCGAATTTCGCCAGTCCGTGCGCAACGGCACCTTCCGCAGCCCGACCGCCGGCCAGTGCGGCCCGTTCGCGCAAGCGAATCTCGCGATCCTGCCGAACGCGTACGCGCACGATTTCCTGCGCTTTTGCCAGGCCAACCCGAAGGCGTGCCCGCTGTTGGGCGTTGGCGAACCGGGCGCGTTCCGGGTCGACGTGCTCGGCGAGGATCTCGACATCCGCACCGACGTACCGAGCTACAACGTATACCGCGATGGTCGCCTGACCGAGCGCGTCGAATCGCTCGAAGCGCTGTGGCGCGACGATTTCGTGGTGTTCGCGATCGGCTGCTCGTTCTCGTTCGAGGACATGCTGGCGCGCGAAGGGATCGGGCTGCGCCACATCGAGGAGGGTCGCAACGTGCCGATGTACCGCACGTCGATCCCGAACCGTCGCGCGGGCATCTTCGGCGGCCAGCTGGTCGTATCGATGCGGCCGCTACGCGGCGCCGACGCGATCCGCGCGGTGCAGATCACGAGCCGGTTCCCCGGCGTGCACGGCGCGCCGGTCCATATCGGCCATCCGCAGGAACTGGGCATCGCCGATCTCGGCGCACCCGATTTCGGCGACGCGGTGACGGTGCGCGACGGCGAGCTGCCGGTGTTCTGGGCGTGCGGCGTGACGCCGCAAACCGCGCTGATGGAAGCGAAGCTGCCGCTCGCGATCGCGCATACGCCGGGCTACATGCTGATGACCGACATCACGAACGCGTCGCTGGCCGTGTTCTGA
- a CDS encoding LysR family transcriptional regulator, which yields MNTRFLETFVTLAKLRNFRTTAATLHATPAAISQRLKALEDELQTVLVDRDSRAFRLTPNGEYLLGYAKAVVEATQELQAAAAGESALRGKLRLGVIETVVHSWLPHYLRRLAADYPQLEIDLTVDVSVVLQRRLMAGELDLIIRVEGSDEASVVCDALANYPVRWIARAGLLPNTRTGLARQVLRQPILTYGRGTAPHRALEDIVRTLAHAHGVPLSETRITGSPSISVIVQLVRDGYGVAAIPVLFVDALIASGEVVELPLQPSPPSIVVSMSRRADAPKFVHGASIAARAACHEYCGKSNRLLVEAL from the coding sequence ATGAACACGCGTTTTCTCGAAACCTTCGTCACGCTCGCGAAGCTGCGCAACTTCCGCACCACGGCCGCCACGCTGCACGCGACGCCGGCCGCGATCTCGCAACGCCTGAAGGCGCTCGAGGACGAATTGCAGACGGTGCTCGTCGATCGCGACAGCCGCGCATTCCGGCTCACGCCGAACGGCGAGTACCTGCTCGGCTATGCGAAGGCCGTCGTCGAGGCAACCCAGGAGCTGCAGGCCGCCGCGGCCGGCGAAAGCGCGCTGCGCGGCAAGCTGCGGCTCGGCGTGATCGAGACGGTCGTGCACAGCTGGCTGCCGCACTACCTGCGTCGCCTCGCGGCAGACTATCCGCAACTGGAAATCGACCTGACCGTCGACGTCAGCGTCGTGCTGCAGCGCCGGCTGATGGCCGGCGAGCTCGATCTGATCATTCGGGTGGAGGGCAGCGACGAGGCGTCGGTCGTGTGCGACGCGCTCGCGAACTATCCGGTGCGCTGGATCGCGCGCGCGGGGCTGCTGCCGAACACGCGCACCGGCCTCGCGCGGCAGGTGCTGCGCCAGCCGATCCTGACCTACGGGCGCGGGACCGCGCCGCACCGCGCGCTCGAGGACATCGTGCGCACGCTCGCGCACGCGCATGGCGTGCCGCTGTCGGAGACCCGCATCACCGGCTCGCCGTCGATCTCGGTGATCGTGCAGCTGGTGCGCGACGGCTACGGCGTCGCCGCGATTCCGGTGCTGTTCGTCGATGCGCTGATCGCCAGCGGCGAGGTCGTCGAGCTGCCGCTGCAGCCGTCGCCGCCATCGATCGTCGTGTCGATGTCGCGCCGCGCCGATGCGCCGAAATTCGTGCACGGCGCGTCGATCGCCGCACGCGCCGCGTGCCATGAGTATTGCGGGAAGAGCAACCGGTTGCTGGTCGAAGCGCTTTGA
- a CDS encoding antibiotic biosynthesis monooxygenase family protein encodes MYASTFIFRAGQYDDEFHRLDQQIADMARATPGYLGEEAWENTGAGLIQNVYYWESEAALQQLMQHPAHLEAKAKQARWLDGYRVVISKVLHEYGDGKLTKPHAGHPA; translated from the coding sequence ATGTACGCATCGACCTTCATTTTCCGCGCCGGACAATACGACGACGAATTCCACCGGCTCGACCAGCAGATCGCCGACATGGCGCGCGCGACGCCCGGCTATCTCGGCGAGGAGGCGTGGGAGAACACCGGGGCCGGGCTGATCCAGAACGTCTACTACTGGGAATCGGAGGCGGCACTGCAGCAACTGATGCAGCACCCCGCGCATCTCGAAGCGAAGGCGAAGCAGGCGCGCTGGCTGGACGGTTATCGCGTGGTGATCTCGAAGGTGCTGCACGAGTACGGTGACGGCAAGCTCACAAAGCCGCACGCGGGGCATCCTGCCTGA
- a CDS encoding MFS transporter, translating to MNAAAPQLHAATMRRLNLRLIPFLMLLYLIAYIDRSNISVAALQMNADLGLSAQMYGLGAGLFYVTYILFEVPSNLFLARVGARRWIARIMITWGLVAAGMSAVHTPGQLYAMRLLLGAAEAGFTPGIIYYLSGWYPQSDRARAMSFFYIGATLASVIGLPLSGALLNLNGVLGVEGWRWLFLLEGVPALLLGFVVLRRLPDTPAHARWLPADERAWLEATLRESAPREHLSHGAALRRAFGDGKVWALAAFWLLQAFGTIGLTLFLPLLVKSLSGQSSFAVGSLSALPFLFACIAMYVNGRHSDLGGERALHLGVPMLLAGALLIAAIHTPALPVAYALLVFAVGFNWAATPVFWAVTTEYVSGLTAAASIALINAVANIAGLALPPVMGRIKDVTHSYDLALLLVAGALLVGGVLGLRIASRRALPMAARRAG from the coding sequence ATGAATGCTGCCGCTCCGCAGTTGCACGCCGCGACGATGCGGCGTCTGAACCTGCGCCTGATTCCGTTCCTGATGCTGCTGTACCTGATCGCGTACATCGACCGCTCGAACATCTCGGTGGCGGCGCTGCAGATGAACGCCGACCTCGGTCTCAGCGCGCAGATGTACGGCCTCGGCGCGGGGCTGTTCTACGTGACGTACATTCTGTTCGAAGTGCCAAGCAATCTGTTCCTCGCAAGGGTCGGCGCGCGCCGCTGGATCGCGCGCATCATGATCACGTGGGGCCTCGTCGCAGCGGGGATGAGCGCCGTGCACACGCCGGGCCAGCTCTACGCGATGCGCCTGTTGCTGGGTGCGGCCGAGGCGGGTTTCACGCCGGGCATCATCTATTACCTGTCGGGGTGGTATCCGCAGAGCGATCGTGCGCGGGCGATGTCGTTCTTCTATATCGGCGCGACGCTCGCGTCGGTGATCGGATTGCCGTTGTCCGGCGCGCTGCTGAACCTGAACGGCGTGCTCGGCGTCGAGGGCTGGCGCTGGCTGTTCCTGCTCGAAGGCGTGCCAGCGCTGCTGCTCGGGTTCGTCGTGCTGCGGCGGCTGCCCGATACGCCCGCGCATGCGCGCTGGCTGCCAGCCGACGAGCGCGCATGGCTCGAAGCGACGCTGCGCGAGAGCGCGCCGCGCGAGCACCTGTCGCACGGCGCCGCGCTGCGGCGCGCGTTCGGCGACGGCAAGGTGTGGGCGCTGGCCGCATTCTGGCTGCTGCAGGCGTTCGGCACGATCGGCCTCACGCTGTTCCTGCCGCTGCTGGTAAAGAGCCTGTCGGGGCAATCGAGCTTCGCGGTCGGCAGCCTGTCCGCGCTGCCGTTCCTGTTCGCGTGCATCGCGATGTATGTGAACGGCCGGCATTCGGATCTCGGCGGCGAACGCGCGCTGCATCTCGGCGTGCCGATGCTGCTGGCCGGCGCGCTGCTGATCGCGGCGATCCATACGCCGGCATTGCCGGTCGCATATGCGCTGCTGGTGTTCGCGGTCGGCTTCAACTGGGCCGCGACGCCGGTGTTCTGGGCGGTGACGACCGAATATGTGTCGGGCCTCACGGCCGCCGCGTCGATCGCACTGATCAACGCGGTCGCGAATATTGCGGGCCTCGCGTTGCCGCCGGTGATGGGGCGCATCAAGGACGTCACGCATTCGTACGATCTCGCGCTGTTGCTGGTCGCGGGTGCGTTGCTCGTCGGTGGTGTGCTCGGGTTGCGGATCGCGTCGCGGCGTGCGCTGCCGATGGCCGCGCGCCGCGCCGGTTGA
- a CDS encoding DMT family transporter: MESEGRRAAEAYDPDIAHSPGERTSVARTLEAGRQPVWLRIAPALFLLLWASGFVFLKLGLRDADPLTFLALRYACVVALLAGPFLWLRPALPRTRGEWRNLVVVGLLLQAGYFSFTYLSLKLGMSAGAVALVTSQQPILVGLLAPLIAGERVGALRWIGLALGAAGAVLVILARSSVAVSSVWALAFALLALACITGGTLWEKRFGTNVHPVTANLVQYTVGLAVTAPLAFALEPMHVHWTAGLAGSLAYLVICNSLIAISLLLAMVRYGEASRVSALFFLIPPATALIALVVLGETIGALAWPGMALAAAGLYLVMRY; encoded by the coding sequence ATGGAGAGCGAAGGGCGCCGCGCAGCCGAAGCGTATGATCCCGACATCGCACACTCGCCCGGGGAGCGCACGAGCGTGGCAAGGACACTGGAAGCCGGACGACAACCCGTGTGGCTGCGCATTGCGCCCGCGCTGTTCCTGCTGCTGTGGGCGAGCGGCTTCGTGTTCCTGAAGCTCGGGCTGCGCGATGCCGATCCGCTGACGTTCCTCGCACTGCGCTACGCATGCGTCGTCGCGCTGCTCGCCGGGCCGTTCCTGTGGCTGCGTCCCGCGTTGCCGCGCACGCGCGGCGAATGGCGCAATCTCGTCGTCGTTGGCTTGCTGCTGCAGGCCGGCTATTTCTCGTTCACGTATCTGAGCCTGAAGCTCGGGATGTCGGCCGGGGCCGTCGCGCTCGTCACGTCGCAGCAACCGATTCTCGTCGGCCTGCTCGCGCCGCTGATCGCCGGCGAGCGTGTCGGCGCGCTGCGCTGGATCGGGCTCGCGCTCGGCGCCGCCGGCGCGGTGCTCGTCATCCTCGCGCGTTCGTCGGTCGCGGTGTCGTCGGTGTGGGCGCTGGCGTTCGCGCTGCTCGCACTCGCGTGCATCACCGGCGGCACGCTGTGGGAAAAGCGCTTCGGCACCAACGTCCATCCCGTCACCGCGAACCTCGTGCAATACACGGTCGGCCTCGCGGTGACCGCGCCGCTCGCGTTCGCGCTCGAACCGATGCACGTGCACTGGACCGCCGGCCTCGCCGGTTCGCTCGCGTACCTGGTGATCTGCAATTCGCTGATCGCGATCTCGCTGCTGCTGGCGATGGTGCGCTACGGCGAGGCGTCGCGTGTGTCGGCGTTGTTTTTCCTGATTCCGCCGGCCACCGCGCTGATCGCGCTCGTCGTGCTCGGCGAGACGATCGGCGCGCTCGCGTGGCCGGGGATGGCGCTTGCGGCGGCCGGCCTGTATCTGGTGATGCGTTACTGA
- a CDS encoding co-chaperone GroES, with protein MSLRPLHDRVIVKRLDQETTTASGIVIPDSAAEKPDQGEVIAVGPGRKDADGQRIVPDLQVGERVLFGKYAGQAVKVDGNEFLVLREEDIVAVVNQ; from the coding sequence ATGAGCCTACGCCCCTTGCACGACCGGGTCATCGTGAAGCGACTCGACCAGGAAACCACCACCGCCTCGGGCATCGTGATCCCCGACAGCGCCGCGGAAAAGCCCGACCAGGGCGAAGTGATCGCCGTCGGCCCCGGCCGCAAGGACGCGGACGGCCAGCGCATCGTGCCCGACCTGCAGGTCGGCGAACGCGTGCTGTTCGGCAAGTACGCAGGCCAGGCCGTCAAGGTGGACGGCAACGAATTCCTCGTACTGCGCGAGGAAGACATCGTCGCGGTCGTCAATCAATAA
- the groL gene encoding chaperonin GroEL (60 kDa chaperone family; promotes refolding of misfolded polypeptides especially under stressful conditions; forms two stacked rings of heptamers to form a barrel-shaped 14mer; ends can be capped by GroES; misfolded proteins enter the barrel where they are refolded when GroES binds) gives MAAKEIIFSDVARAKLTEGVNLLANAVKVTLGPKGRNVVLERSFGAPVVTKDGVSVAKEIELADKLQNIGAQLVKEVASRTSDAAGDGTTTATVLAQAIVREGQKYVAAGLNPLDLKRGIDKAVAAAVDELKKISKPTTTSKEIAQVATISANGEESIGQRIAEAIDRVGKEGVITVEDGKSLADELDVVEGLQFDRGYLSPYFINNPDKQIAEIENPYILLHDKKISNIRELLPVLEQVAKSGRPLLIIAEDVEGEALATLVVNNIRGILKTVAVKAPGFGDRRKALLEDIAILTGGQVVAEETGLTLEKATLTELGQAKRIEVGKENTTVIDGAGDAQNIEARVKQIRVQIEEATSDYDREKLQERVAKLAGGVAVIKVGGATEIEVKEKKDRVDDALHATRAAVEEGIVPGGGVALIRVRQAIRELKGANADQNAGIKIVLRALEEPLRQIVTNAGEEASVVVAKVAEGTGNFGYNTQTGEYGDLVESGVLDPTKVTRTALQNAASVAGLLLTTDATVFEAPKDVAPAAVPGGPGAGGPGFDF, from the coding sequence ATGGCAGCGAAGGAAATCATTTTCAGCGACGTCGCCCGTGCGAAGTTGACCGAAGGCGTCAACCTTCTCGCGAACGCGGTGAAGGTCACGCTCGGGCCGAAGGGCCGCAACGTCGTGCTCGAACGCAGCTTCGGCGCGCCTGTCGTCACGAAGGACGGCGTGTCGGTCGCGAAGGAAATCGAACTCGCGGACAAGCTGCAGAACATCGGCGCGCAGCTCGTGAAGGAAGTCGCGTCGCGCACCAGCGATGCGGCCGGCGACGGCACGACGACGGCCACCGTGCTCGCGCAGGCGATCGTGCGTGAAGGCCAGAAATACGTCGCGGCCGGGCTCAACCCGCTCGACCTGAAGCGCGGGATCGACAAGGCCGTGGCAGCAGCCGTCGACGAGCTGAAGAAGATCAGCAAGCCGACCACCACGAGCAAGGAAATCGCGCAGGTCGCGACGATCTCCGCGAACGGCGAGGAATCGATCGGCCAGCGCATCGCCGAGGCGATCGACCGCGTCGGCAAGGAAGGCGTGATCACCGTCGAGGACGGCAAGTCGCTCGCCGACGAGCTCGACGTGGTCGAAGGGCTGCAGTTCGATCGCGGCTACCTGTCGCCGTACTTCATCAACAATCCCGACAAGCAGATCGCCGAGATCGAGAACCCGTACATCCTGCTGCACGACAAGAAGATCTCGAACATCCGCGAACTGCTGCCGGTGCTCGAACAGGTCGCGAAGTCGGGCCGGCCGCTGCTGATCATCGCTGAGGACGTCGAGGGCGAAGCACTCGCGACGCTGGTCGTCAACAACATCCGCGGCATCCTGAAGACCGTTGCGGTCAAGGCGCCGGGCTTCGGCGATCGCCGCAAGGCGCTGCTCGAGGACATCGCGATCCTGACCGGCGGGCAGGTCGTCGCCGAGGAAACGGGCCTCACGCTCGAGAAGGCAACCCTCACCGAACTCGGCCAGGCGAAGCGCATCGAGGTCGGCAAGGAGAACACGACCGTGATCGACGGCGCGGGCGACGCACAGAACATCGAGGCGCGCGTGAAGCAGATCCGCGTGCAGATCGAGGAAGCGACGTCGGACTACGACCGTGAAAAGCTGCAGGAACGCGTGGCGAAGCTGGCCGGCGGCGTGGCCGTGATCAAGGTCGGCGGCGCGACCGAGATCGAGGTGAAGGAGAAGAAGGACCGCGTCGACGACGCGCTGCACGCAACGCGCGCGGCCGTCGAGGAAGGCATCGTCCCGGGCGGCGGGGTCGCGCTGATCCGCGTGCGGCAGGCGATCCGCGAACTGAAGGGCGCGAACGCCGACCAGAACGCGGGCATCAAGATCGTGCTGCGCGCGCTGGAGGAACCGCTGCGCCAGATCGTCACGAATGCGGGCGAGGAAGCGAGCGTGGTCGTCGCGAAGGTCGCCGAAGGCACGGGCAACTTCGGCTACAACACGCAGACGGGTGAATACGGCGATCTCGTCGAATCGGGCGTGCTCGATCCGACCAAGGTCACGCGCACCGCACTACAGAACGCGGCGTCGGTCGCCGGGCTGCTGCTGACGACCGATGCGACCGTGTTCGAAGCGCCGAAGGATGTGGCGCCGGCCGCGGTGCCGGGCGGCCCGGGTGCGGGCGGGCCGGGGTTCGATTTCTGA
- a CDS encoding porin, producing MRRIVVPGGIGAVFAIAASSAFAQSSVTLYGLVDTAIRYQTNAAPDGRDLIGMTVGPETHSRWGLRGSEDLGGGLSAIFRLENGFELGDGKLHVANTLFSRQAYVGLSSDRYGSLTFGNQYAPLYDTMGDVFDPMTVGDYWQDSWAYNGIGNYLTVANSVKYQFSYNGLSLDAIYGFGNHAGAMGLDSTYGVELTYARGPASINAGFQQTSVSSVNGSTVNGAKVNFLHVSGAYQVTRSVRLLAGWLHGQDKTGTTDFNMQQAGAPMLGGGSPNRIDDTFYVGANWQATAPLLITVAGYYGHARNAERLDGTLGSGINYSATVLAEYALSKHTEVYGTVDFARGNGAFAADYPGATNPLTGKVDQIGRTNNVGAAIGLRQMF from the coding sequence ATGAGACGCATCGTCGTTCCCGGTGGTATCGGCGCGGTTTTCGCCATTGCAGCATCGTCCGCGTTTGCACAGAGTTCCGTCACGTTGTACGGCCTCGTCGATACGGCGATTCGTTATCAGACGAATGCCGCCCCCGACGGCCGGGACCTGATCGGGATGACCGTCGGCCCGGAAACGCACAGCCGCTGGGGCTTGCGCGGCAGCGAGGATCTCGGCGGCGGGCTGTCGGCGATCTTCCGGCTCGAGAACGGGTTCGAGCTCGGCGACGGCAAGCTGCACGTCGCGAACACGCTGTTCAGCCGGCAGGCCTACGTCGGCCTGTCGAGCGACCGGTACGGCTCGCTGACGTTCGGCAACCAGTACGCGCCGCTGTACGACACGATGGGCGATGTATTCGATCCGATGACCGTCGGCGACTACTGGCAGGACAGTTGGGCGTACAACGGCATCGGCAACTACCTGACGGTGGCGAACTCTGTGAAGTATCAGTTCTCGTACAACGGGTTGAGCCTCGATGCGATCTACGGGTTCGGCAATCATGCCGGCGCAATGGGCCTCGACAGCACGTACGGCGTGGAGTTGACCTACGCGCGAGGGCCAGCGTCGATCAACGCAGGCTTCCAGCAAACCTCGGTGTCGTCCGTAAACGGCAGTACGGTCAACGGTGCGAAGGTGAACTTCCTGCACGTGAGCGGCGCGTATCAGGTCACGCGGTCCGTCCGCCTGCTGGCAGGCTGGCTGCACGGCCAGGACAAGACGGGCACGACGGACTTCAACATGCAGCAGGCCGGCGCGCCCATGCTGGGCGGCGGCAGCCCGAATCGTATCGACGATACGTTTTACGTCGGCGCGAACTGGCAGGCCACCGCGCCACTGCTGATCACGGTGGCCGGCTATTACGGCCATGCGCGCAACGCGGAACGGCTCGACGGCACGCTCGGCTCCGGGATCAACTATTCTGCGACCGTGTTGGCCGAATATGCGCTGTCGAAGCACACGGAGGTATACGGCACGGTAGATTTCGCACGCGGCAACGGTGCGTTCGCGGCCGACTATCCGGGTGCCACCAACCCGCTGACGGGCAAGGTCGACCAGATTGGCAGGACCAACAACGTCGGGGCCGCGATCGGCCTGCGCCAGATGTTCTGA
- a CDS encoding LysE family translocator, producing MSTTINTLLPLAGVLLLSVASPGPNFVIVTSTAVAQRRAGVMTGLGLAAASGTWAAIAIAGLSLLVTHVAWVHTALRLAGAAYLIWLGLKMVLTARQPLPVAAPASSSDWHAAKKGYVVSMTNPKSVAFYGSIFALMVPAHAPAWLDLAVVALSIGISAAWYCTMALLASHPSVRRLLIRRKAVLDTTAGLLLMGLGGRMLAGR from the coding sequence ATGTCGACCACCATCAACACGTTGCTGCCGCTCGCCGGCGTCCTGCTGCTGAGCGTCGCCAGCCCGGGCCCGAACTTCGTGATCGTCACGTCGACCGCGGTCGCGCAGCGCCGCGCCGGCGTGATGACGGGGCTCGGCCTCGCCGCCGCATCGGGCACTTGGGCCGCGATCGCGATTGCCGGCCTGAGCCTGCTCGTGACCCACGTCGCATGGGTGCATACCGCGCTGCGGCTGGCGGGCGCCGCCTATCTGATCTGGCTCGGCCTGAAAATGGTGCTGACCGCGCGCCAGCCGCTGCCCGTTGCCGCACCGGCCTCATCCTCCGACTGGCACGCCGCGAAGAAGGGCTATGTGGTCAGCATGACCAACCCGAAATCCGTCGCGTTCTACGGCAGCATCTTCGCGCTGATGGTGCCGGCCCACGCGCCGGCATGGCTCGATCTTGCGGTCGTCGCGCTGTCGATCGGGATTTCGGCCGCGTGGTATTGCACGATGGCGCTGCTCGCGTCGCATCCGTCCGTGCGCCGGCTCCTGATTCGACGCAAGGCCGTGCTCGATACGACGGCTGGCCTGCTGCTGATGGGGCTCGGCGGGCGGATGCTGGCCGGGCGTTGA
- a CDS encoding patatin-like phospholipase family protein — protein sequence MTSDPTPSTAFVFAGGGSLGAIEVGMLRELVASGERPDCVVGASAGAINAAYFAGRPDADGVAMLAALWCRIRRQDVMPFSMRSLVAMLLRNRPHLVEADALRLLLERNLPYRRIEQAALPLHIVATDVLSGREVVLSAGPVVDAVQASAAIPGVFPSVSIGGVELVDGGVANNTPISVALALGVKRIVVLPAGFACALRVPPRSAIAHATHALTLVIARQLVRDLELYAAHAQIHVVPPLCPLEVSSYDYSQCAQLIDKAAERTRAWIDAGGLAQCAIPGQLREHDHAAALSH from the coding sequence GTGACTTCCGATCCCACTCCCTCGACCGCCTTCGTGTTCGCCGGCGGCGGCAGTCTTGGCGCGATCGAGGTCGGCATGCTCCGCGAGCTGGTCGCCAGCGGCGAACGGCCCGATTGCGTCGTCGGCGCGTCGGCGGGCGCGATCAATGCGGCCTATTTCGCCGGCCGGCCGGATGCGGATGGCGTCGCGATGCTCGCCGCGCTGTGGTGCCGGATCCGCCGTCAGGACGTCATGCCGTTCTCGATGCGCAGCCTCGTCGCGATGCTGCTGCGCAACCGGCCGCACCTGGTCGAGGCCGATGCGCTGCGCCTGCTGCTGGAACGGAACCTGCCGTACCGGCGGATCGAGCAGGCCGCGTTGCCGCTCCACATCGTCGCGACCGACGTGCTGAGCGGCCGCGAAGTCGTGCTGTCCGCCGGCCCGGTCGTGGATGCCGTGCAGGCCAGCGCGGCGATTCCCGGCGTGTTTCCGTCGGTCAGCATCGGCGGCGTGGAGCTCGTCGACGGTGGCGTCGCGAACAATACGCCGATCTCGGTTGCGCTCGCGCTCGGCGTCAAGCGGATCGTCGTGCTGCCGGCCGGGTTCGCCTGTGCGTTGCGCGTGCCGCCGCGCAGCGCGATCGCGCATGCGACGCACGCGCTGACGCTCGTGATCGCGCGGCAACTGGTGCGCGATCTGGAGCTGTACGCGGCACACGCGCAAATCCATGTCGTGCCGCCGCTCTGTCCGCTCGAGGTGTCGTCATACGATTACTCGCAGTGCGCGCAACTGATCGACAAGGCCGCGGAACGCACGCGTGCGTGGATCGATGCGGGCGGGCTCGCGCAGTGCGCGATTCCCGGCCAACTGCGCGAGCACGATCACGCCGCGGCGCTGTCGCATTGA